The nucleotide sequence CGGCACGGTGTCGCCGCAGAAGGGATTGATCCTGTATGCCCTCATTGCATTGGCCATCGCGACGGCAATTGAAACGAAAAGCCGCACCGCAATCGCGGCTGGTATGGCATCGACCATCGTGATGCTGATCGACTTGGCGGCCAGTCGGTTCGGACGAATCTTGGCCGCCATGGCCGGCGTCGGCTTCTTCGCCGCAATACTGGTTTATGGGCTGGGCAACGGAGCAGAAGACTTTGGTTCGACCATCGTTTCGCTGGGCACCAAAACGGGCGACGCATCGGAACTGACCACTGCGACGGGGCGGACTGTTATCTGGACCGAAGCGTTGTCGTTGATTGCCCAACGCCCATGGACGGGATGGGGATTGAACAGTGCGCCGATCCTTCTGGCTGAGTTTTCCCAGCACACACACAACCTTGTTTTGCACTGTTTATTTTCCGGCGGCATCTTCGCCGGCATTCTTGCAGTGGCCTTGGTCGGCTGGACACTGCTGGTAGGCCTGACGTCCAACGAACCATTCGTACGAGGAATCTCCGCTTACGTCCTCGTTTCGGGAATGTTCGAAGACACCGTTTTTGAAACGTTTCCATTTTCGTCCACGTTGCTGTGGATGACCGGACTGTTTGCGCCGGTGATCTATGGGAACCTGGCCAGCGATAAAAGGTTCGGAATGCCAAGCTGGCCATCGCTTATCGGAAACGCCGACTTCACCGTTTCTGCGTCCGCTTCGGTTGATGCACCGAAGCATCCCTCCGACCAATCGTCGGTTCAATGATCCTGCTTTATCGTTCGTCCGTCTGACTTCCATTCATCGTGCCCGCATCCGGAACACTGTCGACCAGCGAACCGCAGACATTCGCAAGAATATCTGAGGCCAGCGGTCCGCTGCGCCCGGGCGTTAGCGTCCAGATGGCGGTTTTCAACGCGATGCCCTATTTGGTCGACGCAGTGGAATCGATCCTGTACCAAAGCTATCAGGACTTTGAATTCATCATCGTCGACGACGGATCGACAGACGATTCCCTGGCGTATCTGCGAAGCGTCAATAACGCGCGTATTAAAATCATCCCCCAAACCAATCGGGGAACGGCCGCCGCGGGGAATGTCGGTTTAGCTCATTGCACCCGACAATATTTGGCGCGAATGGATGCGGACGACTGGTCAGACCCCAGTCGCTTGGAACGCTTGGCGGATGCCTTGGACGCGAACCCCGACGTGTCCATGGTGGGCAGCAGCTTTGCGTACTTCGGTGACCGTACGGCGGGACGTCCGGTACCGATGCCGCAGGACCACGATTCGATTTATCGCGCCCTGTTGCGTGGGGACCATGGGATGGTTCATGGCGCCAGCATGATGCGAACCGAATGCATGCGGGCGGTGGGCGGATACTGGGAACACCGGTTCTTTGAAGACTGGGATTTGTTCCTACGGATGGCAGAAGTCGGAAAGTTGATGAATGTTCCGCACAGCCTGTATCTGTATCGCGCCCATGACACCAGTCTTAGCAGCCGACGATTGGAAGAAATGCGACTGCACTACGATTATGCGATCGACCAAGCCAAGCGTCGTCGCGAAGGCATACCGACATGTGACTTGGCTGAATTTCAATCGCAACGAAAAAACCGACCGATGACAAAGTCAATCGGCGAGCGTTTGGACAACATCGCGTTGGCAAACTATCGTCGCGCGATGGGTGAAACCTACGGCCACAGGCCGCTGCGAGGCCGCATGCGATTACTGTCAGCTTCGCTGTGGAATCCGCGCCGAACGTTGAATCGGATCGGACGACGTTTCCGATCGCGAATCGATTAGACTTCGTCCGATTCGTCGCCAAAGCTACTGGCCGCCCAGGCGGCGGCCCCGAGTGCCCCCGCATCGTCGCCCAGCTTTGCCGGTACAACGTCGAATCGATCACGGTAGACACTCATCACGCGTTTGCGTGCGGTGCGTTTCACCGTGCCGACAATCAAATCTTCCATCGCTTCGACCAAGCCACCGCCCAACACAATCTTGTCGGGTGCTAACAGGTGAACGATGTTGACAACCGCAATGCCGACCGTTTCAGCGGCCGTTTCCACCAAGTGGTGAATCGTGGTATCCCCTTTTTGAATGGATTCCGCGAGCGCACCGCTGCGAATTTCCGCCAGATCAGTCCCGGCGATCTCTTTCAACGCCGGGGCGTCGCCACGATGAGCCGCCTTGGCCGCTTCGGCGGCAATGGTCAATCGGCTGGCTTCGGCTTCCAAAGTGCCGGGCAGGTCATAACCGCTTGCTCGATCGCTGCTGGAAATCCGAGTGTGGCCGATTTCCATACAACTGATTCCGGCGCCCTGAAGAATCTGGCCTTGATACACGCAGCCGCCACCGATGCCGGTGCCCGGGAAAATTCCCACCACGCACCGGGCCTTCTTCGCGGCACCAAAGCGATATTCGCCATAGACACCGGCATCAACGTCATTGACCACGGCCACCGGACAATCGAATCGCTTCGTCAACTTGTCACGAACGTCCAAGTTGTTCCAACCCAAGTTGGGTGTGACCAAGATACGCCCCTTGTCCACATCGATTGGTCCTGGACAACCGATACCAATGCCCGCAATCTGATCTGCCGACAGATCGTTTTCATTCAGCAATCGTTCGATCGTCGAACAGATGCGGTCCAAACCGCTGTCGGACGAATCACGTCCGCGGGTCTTGCGACGGCGGCGGCCAAGTTCTTTCCATTTTTGGTCGTAGGCGATGGCCAGCATCTTGGTCCCGCCAAGATCAAAGCCGATCCAAAACTTGTCCGACTTCTCGGTGTCTTTCTCGTTGCTGCGATTCGGTTCTGACATGGCGTAGCTGGCTCAACGGGGTTCATGCGACAGGATCAGCCGCTCATTAAACACCCATCGGGCGCCGATCAAAAGCCAGCCCGGCATCGATTCACCAACGAAATCGCCTTAGCGCAAAGAGAAGGGCCATGGTGAAGCCCTCCCTGCCTCACCATGGCCCATCATTGCTGGAACGATGGCACCGATCGTTCCACCCTCCCAATCCATGGTATAAGACTGATCGGCAACCTCGGTCCGAATCCTGTAGCGGATTTTCAGGCCGGCAATTTTTTTCCGGCCTTTTTTCGGCGGTGGATCAAAGTCCCCCGAGACGCGGCATTGCAAGCCGTCCAACCACGGGGCGTTTGTCTACAACGAAAAAAAGGGCCGGCGTCCTTCATGAACGCCGACCCTTCGGTTTCACAACCCGCTAATGGTGTGAACAGTCACAGCCCCCTGACGAACATTGACACTCGTCACAGGCCCCTCGGTACACCGGCGGCGATGCCCGGTGCAGGAAACAGGATTTTTTCTTAAAGCAGTCGCATTCGCCGCGAACATGTTTGTAGGCGTGTGCTTCGCGATGCGCCGCCTCGGCTTCATAGCCGGCCCATAGATCGGCGTTGGCCGATCGACTGTGGAACACCTGTTGAAACGTTGATGGTGGCGGCAGAGTCGGCTTGCGGTGCGGCGTGCATTGATAGGCCGAACCACATTGCCCCGAGCTACAACCCGCATAGCTTGCCTGACCCCGCATGTTCGCCCCATGTCCGCTGCACTGATTGCACGAACAAGCGGCCTGATGGGCGGCCCCGGCCATGGCAGTATTTTCCGATACGATCGGCTGTGGCAATGCGGTGGGTTGTTCGACAGCGGGACCGATGGCCGTTTGCGGTGCAAGTTCAACGGACGGTGTCGCCTGATACGCCGGCTGTTGCTGAACCAGTGTTCCTGACGCCGGAATCGGGTCGGTCAGGGCAAGGTCATCTTGATCCGATTCGATCATGCCATCGCTGGCGAACCCCAATTCCGGCTGTTCGCTGGCAACGTTGGCGTCCGGGGGTGGCAACTGATCAATGGCTTCTTCAGCGTCCGACGGCATCGCGTTGTCGCTGACTAATTGGGATTCTCCGAAAGACAATTCGCCCAGCAGTGCATCCAAATCGGCATCGGCCGATGCTGGAACCGCCAGGGTGACCAACAGCAAAATGATGGCAAGTGTCGCGAAGGTACGCATAAACAGACTTCCTTGTTGAAAGGGAACACTTGTTCGAACAGAATCCCGTCGGCGTCTAAAACCCACAGTCTTCCTACGCGGAATTCAAAAGAAGACCCAACAGCCTGTGGCGGTGACGCGGTCGATCACAACGGCCATGGTGTTTGCCACCGGCCATGATTGATCCCATGCGTCACACGTTGCGTCATTCCCCGGTGCATTGCCGACGCCACGTCGCGTGGCATGGGCGAATGCACCGGGATGGATGACGGCCAGTCGAAATCGACTCGCTTGGCGTGCATCTGCTTGCCAGGCCAAACCAAATCGAAATCAACGCATATAGCTGTTCGATCACCGCGTCGGATTCGCGTCCCGGAATCGTGGTAACCTGAACCACATCTATCCGCGGGTTGGTTACCGCGGCGGGGGGAATCAACAAACGAAGGCGGTCATTGAACCACCAAACCATTGCCGCGCCGTTGCGCCGGTGCAAACAAGCTGAAGAAATTTGGCGTAGGCTTTGAAAGCCCCCCGCGTGAGAACCAATGCGATCCAAAATCGTTCGCTGATTCGCATCAACATTGGTGATCCTTCGATCCGGATCGATCGTCTTGAATTTGTTATCCCGTTTCGATGACGTCGATCGATCTTTGCCGTAAAACCGGCAAAGTCTTACACGCGACGCCCGGCCATTTCCAGCGATTCCAAGATGGACTGCTGGACGACTTTTTGACGCGTCGAATCAACGATCTTGTTGCCATCAGATTCGGTGACATAAAAGACGTCGGCGATCTGATCCAGGTGCGTGTCGATCTTGGCAAAGTGCAGCACGATTGACAGTTCGGCCATCGCACGAGCCACGCGATACAACAAGCCCTGACGATCATAAGCGAACAACGACAATATGGTGTACTGTTCCAAAGTGTCGTTATCAAAGGTGACCTTCGTCGGCAAAACATTCACCGAATCAGGCTCGCGAATTGACGCACCGCGCCAAGTATCTCGGTGGGCAGTCACCGGCGCTGTCGGATCGGCCAGCAATCGGCAAACGTGGTTGCAGACTTCATTCACCCGGTGTTGAGGTGGTGGGTTTTCATGATCGGGATCCAACACCCAAAACGAATCCCAAGCCACCTCTTGATCATCCACTTCGATCGTGTCGACATCGGCACGCATGATCTGCAACCCCAAACCGCTAAGCGCGCCGGTGCTGCGTGCGAACGTTCCAATATTTCGGCGTGCTTCGCGATGCAACACGGTGTATCGCATCGCCAAGAAACTGGAATCATAGTTTGCGACACAGCACGACGAACGCCCTGTTTCATACCACTGGGCGATGCCTGTCAATTCGCCGACCAATTGGTCCGGTGTAATTCGCCGAAGAATCGATAACGGCAATGCGTTCAGAATATCCAAACCGATCTTCGGTGCACCCGAGTCCGCCAACTGCTCGGCAATCTGTTTGCGTTGGCTGGCGGTTTCGGCATCCATCTCATCGGGTAACGTCCCGGATTCGAAATAGCGTCGGGTCCGCAAATACAAGTCTTCGATCAGATTCATTTTCCAATCGGAAGCCACGCCGGGGCCGACGGCAATCAAGTCCGCCACGGCGTGAACGATCAACAACTCCAGCCTTCGAATCGACCCGACTTCCGCGGCGAACGACAACACCACTTGGGAATCATTCAAATCGTGGCGGAATGCGGCGACGTTGACGATCAGGTGTTTGTGAACCAGCCATTGCAAAGTTTCGCGACTGGCGTCGTCCAACTCCAGATGATCCGCGATTTCACCGGCGATCCGCCGCCCGACTTCACAGTGGTCTTCTTCATAGCCTTTGCCAAGGTCATGAATCAACAATGCCAAGTGCAGAATGGCCTTGTCCTTCAGTCGGGCATACCGCCGCGCCATCGACGACGAATACTCTTCTAACTTCGTCGCCGCTTCGACCGCGCGAATGCAGTGTGCGTCAACCGTGTACTTGTGATACGCGTTGAACTGCAACAAGCCTCGGCACCGTTTCATCGGTGGGATCAGCTGTTCCAAGACACGCAATTCATGCAACCGTCGCAACAGCGAAGCCAACCGCCCCGGCTTGCTTAACAGCCCCAAAAACGCATTGATCGAATCGGGATCCGGTGGACTGGGGTTGCGACGGGCCATCGAATGCCGAATCGCTTGCCAGGTTCGGTGCGAAATCCGTTTGAAGTGTTGGTTGGCCAAATTCATCAACCGCAACACGTCCGGCAGGCTGGTGGCGAAGCGGTCCAGATCGGAATCGACCACCCAGATTTGCGTCGGCCCCATCCGGATGTTTTCGGTCAACTTGCGTGACAGAGCCCGTTCACTAACGCGTGACAATCGTGATTGCGACAGCGTGTCGTCGGTGAAATAGGCAGCGGCATAGCGGACGTTCTGTGTGTGTTCGAAATAGTCCTGCATGAAATGCTCGACCGCCAGCACGCCTTCGCTGTTCTCATACCCCCACTGTTCAGCGATCTCCATTTGCGTCGCGCGATCCAGCACGTCTTGGCTGCGACCGGCTCGAAAGTGAAGCTCATTCCGCAATCGCAACATGAACGCGTATGCGTGACGTAGTTGTCGTAAATCTTCTGCCGGAAGCGCTCCCAGCCGATACAGCTTCTCCAAATCCGATTCGCCACTGCGGGCAAACCCGATCCAACGGACCAGCTGGATATCACGAAGTGCACCACGCGACTTCTTGACGTTCGGACGCAACAGATAGTTAGTCTCGCCCCATTTCAGGCGTTCGCTTCTTCGCGCTTCGACCACGGTTTTGGTCAAACGATACTGGCGTCGGATGCTGCCCTTTCGCAGCCGATCAAAATACTGACCGAACACCGTGGAACTGCCCGCCAGAAAACGTGATTCCGCCAGCGATGAAAAAATGACCGGATCGGTCCAGGCCCGCTTGCAGGCTTCGGCCGGACCGCGAATGGAAAACCCCAGGTCCAGCCCGGCATCGACCAAATCACGTGTCAGAATGCCGGCTACTTCGGTCGCCAAACCCGCGGATCTCGCCGTCGTCAACAACATCAAATCGACGTCGGAAAATGGCGCCAAGTCGCGGCGTCCGAATCCACCGTGCGCGACCAACGCTAAACCGCGAAACCCCAGATCATGCTGCAGCTTCCGCGACGCGGATTCCCAAACCATCAAAACGACATCGTCGTACAAGTCGGCCATACGGTTGGCGACTTGGAATCCGGGCGACCCGTCGGCGTGTTGGCCACGGATCTTTTCGCGTACCTGAGC is from Crateriforma conspicua and encodes:
- a CDS encoding O-antigen ligase family protein, coding for MSRPLSIPVSSSAPSPPESRLEAVLAAPLAPLACALALLAAALVNPLDVGFRNAAESDSVGLDWQVALKLVVSGIAGGVGFLGFLTNWRVRDALARLPGMFFVALGFVFLGTSLFALDEVANVCRVAAMIYCIYVLFIPTALSFLSLRTIVLMVLTGLVMHMVVSWFLYLFVPEIGVFEERLIGETVVMRMSGTAHPNSVGRVAVLAIVICIALLRGGRVGTVSPQKGLILYALIALAIATAIETKSRTAIAAGMASTIVMLIDLAASRFGRILAAMAGVGFFAAILVYGLGNGAEDFGSTIVSLGTKTGDASELTTATGRTVIWTEALSLIAQRPWTGWGLNSAPILLAEFSQHTHNLVLHCLFSGGIFAGILAVALVGWTLLVGLTSNEPFVRGISAYVLVSGMFEDTVFETFPFSSTLLWMTGLFAPVIYGNLASDKRFGMPSWPSLIGNADFTVSASASVDAPKHPSDQSSVQ
- a CDS encoding glycosyltransferase family 2 protein; protein product: MPASGTLSTSEPQTFARISEASGPLRPGVSVQMAVFNAMPYLVDAVESILYQSYQDFEFIIVDDGSTDDSLAYLRSVNNARIKIIPQTNRGTAAAGNVGLAHCTRQYLARMDADDWSDPSRLERLADALDANPDVSMVGSSFAYFGDRTAGRPVPMPQDHDSIYRALLRGDHGMVHGASMMRTECMRAVGGYWEHRFFEDWDLFLRMAEVGKLMNVPHSLYLYRAHDTSLSSRRLEEMRLHYDYAIDQAKRRREGIPTCDLAEFQSQRKNRPMTKSIGERLDNIALANYRRAMGETYGHRPLRGRMRLLSASLWNPRRTLNRIGRRFRSRID
- a CDS encoding ROK family protein, producing the protein MSEPNRSNEKDTEKSDKFWIGFDLGGTKMLAIAYDQKWKELGRRRRKTRGRDSSDSGLDRICSTIERLLNENDLSADQIAGIGIGCPGPIDVDKGRILVTPNLGWNNLDVRDKLTKRFDCPVAVVNDVDAGVYGEYRFGAAKKARCVVGIFPGTGIGGGCVYQGQILQGAGISCMEIGHTRISSSDRASGYDLPGTLEAEASRLTIAAEAAKAAHRGDAPALKEIAGTDLAEIRSGALAESIQKGDTTIHHLVETAAETVGIAVVNIVHLLAPDKIVLGGGLVEAMEDLIVGTVKRTARKRVMSVYRDRFDVVPAKLGDDAGALGAAAWAASSFGDESDEV
- the glnD gene encoding [protein-PII] uridylyltransferase — translated: MSFQPVVLAARERLAQVREKIRGQHADGSPGFQVANRMADLYDDVVLMVWESASRKLQHDLGFRGLALVAHGGFGRRDLAPFSDVDLMLLTTARSAGLATEVAGILTRDLVDAGLDLGFSIRGPAEACKRAWTDPVIFSSLAESRFLAGSSTVFGQYFDRLRKGSIRRQYRLTKTVVEARRSERLKWGETNYLLRPNVKKSRGALRDIQLVRWIGFARSGESDLEKLYRLGALPAEDLRQLRHAYAFMLRLRNELHFRAGRSQDVLDRATQMEIAEQWGYENSEGVLAVEHFMQDYFEHTQNVRYAAAYFTDDTLSQSRLSRVSERALSRKLTENIRMGPTQIWVVDSDLDRFATSLPDVLRLMNLANQHFKRISHRTWQAIRHSMARRNPSPPDPDSINAFLGLLSKPGRLASLLRRLHELRVLEQLIPPMKRCRGLLQFNAYHKYTVDAHCIRAVEAATKLEEYSSSMARRYARLKDKAILHLALLIHDLGKGYEEDHCEVGRRIAGEIADHLELDDASRETLQWLVHKHLIVNVAAFRHDLNDSQVVLSFAAEVGSIRRLELLIVHAVADLIAVGPGVASDWKMNLIEDLYLRTRRYFESGTLPDEMDAETASQRKQIAEQLADSGAPKIGLDILNALPLSILRRITPDQLVGELTGIAQWYETGRSSCCVANYDSSFLAMRYTVLHREARRNIGTFARSTGALSGLGLQIMRADVDTIEVDDQEVAWDSFWVLDPDHENPPPQHRVNEVCNHVCRLLADPTAPVTAHRDTWRGASIREPDSVNVLPTKVTFDNDTLEQYTILSLFAYDRQGLLYRVARAMAELSIVLHFAKIDTHLDQIADVFYVTESDGNKIVDSTRQKVVQQSILESLEMAGRRV